The DNA segment CACGTGTCGTTGTCCATTACGATACCGAGCTTTGATTGACATCATGCTTTGAAGGATTTTAGTTCCGATGACAAGCCTTGATACGCCTGGCCAACCCCCAGGCAACACCACATCCATCACCATCGCTTGCTGGTTCGTTCGCTTTGCACTCGCCGCCGCATTTCTTTCTGCGGTCGGCGATCGTTTTGGTTTGTGGGGTCCTCCCGGCGCCGAAGGAGTCGCGTGGGGAAGTATTGAAAACTACGAAGCCTACGTCGGCATGCTGAACTGGTTTCTCCCTTCGGCATTGATCTCGCCGGTCGGCTGGGTTGCGACTGGAGCGGAAGTCGTGATTGCCATTGGCCTGCTGGTTGGTTTTCAGCTTCGCTGGTTCGCCCTGGCAGCCGGGCTGCTGCTGACCATCTTCGCCACGGCAATGATGGGAGCCTTCGGCCCGAAACCGCCGCTCGACTATTCGGTTCTGTCGGCAGCAAGTGCTGCCTATCTGCTCTTCGCGGTGAACTTCCCTGCGAAAGCAGCTTCGGTCGACTAACGATCGAATCTATCAACACTGGCATTCAAGCGAAGCCTCCAGGGGGATGCACCACGCGTGCAGGCCCCTTTTCTCGGTTGGTACGTTCCCCTCGGGCAAACACCGACCAATCCCGCTGATCGCTATAAAGCAGATAACCTGTTCGGTTGATTACCGAAATGTAGGGAACAACTCGATTTACGATCGGGCAACTGGCTTATGTTTTCACGACTCATTTTTTGAGTCGCGCGGCGAAGACATCGAAGTCTGATTGGTATTGCGTATTTAATGAATTCTCGACGGCATCTCATGCAACTATCTTGGCGATTGGCAGTCGTCCTGTGGGGGATCGGCACGCTTGGTGCCTGGGTTTGGGCGACGAATTACGAGTTCTCGACTGTCCCTGAAAATCGG comes from the Bremerella sp. JC817 genome and includes:
- a CDS encoding DoxX family protein — protein: MTSLDTPGQPPGNTTSITIACWFVRFALAAAFLSAVGDRFGLWGPPGAEGVAWGSIENYEAYVGMLNWFLPSALISPVGWVATGAEVVIAIGLLVGFQLRWFALAAGLLLTIFATAMMGAFGPKPPLDYSVLSAASAAYLLFAVNFPAKAASVD